The following are from one region of the Vulpes vulpes isolate BD-2025 chromosome 14, VulVul3, whole genome shotgun sequence genome:
- the SLC52A3 gene encoding solute carrier family 52, riboflavin transporter, member 3 isoform X1 → MGRWAACRHTVGSACHWQPRPPSPASPLPPPLQGGARQVNTNRLPRPLPGRATWDRDLQVDLRGRGLWRRADVTMAFLIHLLVCTFGMGSWVAINGIWVELPLLVTELPEGWYLPSYLTVVIQLANIGPLLVTLLHHFQPSCLSEVPIIFTVVGVGTLACTLFAFLWNVTSWVLDGHHSIAFMVLTFFLALVDCTSSVTFLPFMSRLPAHYLTTFFVGEGLSGLLPALVALAQGSGLTTCVNVTQPSDTTPSPETTGKTVFPQGASSTFVSDLMETTHSVVHLESRYLPANFSPLVFFLLLSFMMACCLTAFFLLQRQPRPRESSIEDLLTSQVTLHSIRPREGEDLGPPGPRLSSKIQGHPEEKTASDHPAYLAFIYILVAFVNGLTNGVLPSVQTYSCLSYGPVAYHLSATLSSMANPLACFLSMFLPHRSLPFLGVLTVLGTGFGAYNMAMAVMSPCPLMQGHWGGEVLIVASWVLFIGCLSYVKVMLGVILRDRSRSALLWCGAAVQLGSLLGALLMFPLVNVLRLFSSADFCSLQCSA, encoded by the exons ATGGGGCGCTGGGCGGCCTGCAGACACACAGTAGGCTCAGCGTGCCACTGGCAGCCCCGcccaccctcccctgcctctcccctgcctccccctctacAGGGCGGGGCCAGGCAGGTTAATACTAACCGGCTGCCTCGGCCCCTCCCAGGCAGAGCCACTTGGGATCGGGACCTGCAG GTTGATCTGAGAGGTAGAGGCCTTTGGCGCAGGGCAGACGTCACCATGGCCTTCCTGATACACCTGCTGGTCTGCACCTTCGGGATGGGCTCCTGGGTTGCCATCAATGGGATCTGGGTAGAGCTGCCCCTGCTGGTGACGGAGCTGCCCGAGGGGTGGTATCTTCCCTCCTACCTCACCGTGGTCATCCAGCTGGCCAACATCGGCCCCCTCCTGGTCACCCTGCTCCATCACTTCCAGCCCAGCTGCCTTTCGGAGGTGCCCATCATCTTTACTGTGGTGGGTGTGGGCACCCTCGCCTGTACCCTCTTCGCCTTCCTCTGGAATGTCACCTCCTGGGTGCTGGACGGCCACCACAGCATTGCCTTCATGGTCCTCACCTTCTTCCTGGCCCTGGTGGACTGTACCTCATCTGTCACCTTCCTGCCTTTCATGAGCCGTCTGCCTGCCCACTATCTCACCACCTTCTTTGTGGGCGAAGGACTCAGcggcctcctgcctgccctggtGGCTCTTGCCCAGGGCTCGGGTCTCACCACCTGTGTCAATGTCACTCAGCCATCAGACACCACCCCAAGCCCTGAGACCACCGGGAAGACGGTCTTCCCACAG GGAGCCAGCAGTACCTTCGTGTCTGACCTTATGGAGACGACGCATTCTGTGGTCCATCTGGAAAGCCGCTACCTCCCGGCCAACTTCTCGCCCCTGGtcttcttcctcctgctctcctTCATGATGGCCTGCTGCCTCActgctttctttctcctccagcGTCAGCCCAGGCCCAGGGAATCTTCCATAGAAGACCTCCTCACCTCCCAGGTCACACTCCACTCCATCCGGCCACGGGAAGGGGAAGACCTGGGCCCCCCAGGTCCAAGGCTTAGCAGCAAGATCCAGGGGCATCCAGAGGAGAAAACAGCCTCCGACCACCCAGCATACTTGGCCTTCATCTACATCCTGGTGGCCTTTGTGAACGGGCTCACCAACGGCGTGCTGCCCTCCGTGCAGACCTACTCCTGCCTGTCCTACGGGCCTGTTGCCTACCACCTATCGGCCACCCTCAGCTCCATGGCCAACCCTCTTGCCTGCTTCCTCTCCATGTTTCTGCCTCACAG GTCTCTGCCATTCCTGGGGGTCCTCACAGTGCTCGGGACTGGCTTTGGCGCCTACAACATGGCCATGGCTGTGATGAGCCCCTGCCCCCTCATGCAGGGCCACTGGGGTGGAGAGGTCCTCATT GTGGCTTCGTGGGTGCTGTTCATCGGCTGTCTGAGCTACGTCAAGGTGATGCTGGGCGTGATCCTGCGCGACCGCAGCCGCAGCGCCCTCTTGTGGTGCGGGGCGGCGGTgcagctgggctccctgctcggagcTCTGCTCATGTTCCCGCTGGTCAACGTGCTGCGGCTCTTCTCGTCCGCCGACTTCTGCAGCCTGCAGTGCTCCGCCTAG
- the SLC52A3 gene encoding solute carrier family 52, riboflavin transporter, member 3 isoform X2 gives MAFLIHLLVCTFGMGSWVAINGIWVELPLLVTELPEGWYLPSYLTVVIQLANIGPLLVTLLHHFQPSCLSEVPIIFTVVGVGTLACTLFAFLWNVTSWVLDGHHSIAFMVLTFFLALVDCTSSVTFLPFMSRLPAHYLTTFFVGEGLSGLLPALVALAQGSGLTTCVNVTQPSDTTPSPETTGKTVFPQGASSTFVSDLMETTHSVVHLESRYLPANFSPLVFFLLLSFMMACCLTAFFLLQRQPRPRESSIEDLLTSQVTLHSIRPREGEDLGPPGPRLSSKIQGHPEEKTASDHPAYLAFIYILVAFVNGLTNGVLPSVQTYSCLSYGPVAYHLSATLSSMANPLACFLSMFLPHRSLPFLGVLTVLGTGFGAYNMAMAVMSPCPLMQGHWGGEVLIVASWVLFIGCLSYVKVMLGVILRDRSRSALLWCGAAVQLGSLLGALLMFPLVNVLRLFSSADFCSLQCSA, from the exons ATGGCCTTCCTGATACACCTGCTGGTCTGCACCTTCGGGATGGGCTCCTGGGTTGCCATCAATGGGATCTGGGTAGAGCTGCCCCTGCTGGTGACGGAGCTGCCCGAGGGGTGGTATCTTCCCTCCTACCTCACCGTGGTCATCCAGCTGGCCAACATCGGCCCCCTCCTGGTCACCCTGCTCCATCACTTCCAGCCCAGCTGCCTTTCGGAGGTGCCCATCATCTTTACTGTGGTGGGTGTGGGCACCCTCGCCTGTACCCTCTTCGCCTTCCTCTGGAATGTCACCTCCTGGGTGCTGGACGGCCACCACAGCATTGCCTTCATGGTCCTCACCTTCTTCCTGGCCCTGGTGGACTGTACCTCATCTGTCACCTTCCTGCCTTTCATGAGCCGTCTGCCTGCCCACTATCTCACCACCTTCTTTGTGGGCGAAGGACTCAGcggcctcctgcctgccctggtGGCTCTTGCCCAGGGCTCGGGTCTCACCACCTGTGTCAATGTCACTCAGCCATCAGACACCACCCCAAGCCCTGAGACCACCGGGAAGACGGTCTTCCCACAG GGAGCCAGCAGTACCTTCGTGTCTGACCTTATGGAGACGACGCATTCTGTGGTCCATCTGGAAAGCCGCTACCTCCCGGCCAACTTCTCGCCCCTGGtcttcttcctcctgctctcctTCATGATGGCCTGCTGCCTCActgctttctttctcctccagcGTCAGCCCAGGCCCAGGGAATCTTCCATAGAAGACCTCCTCACCTCCCAGGTCACACTCCACTCCATCCGGCCACGGGAAGGGGAAGACCTGGGCCCCCCAGGTCCAAGGCTTAGCAGCAAGATCCAGGGGCATCCAGAGGAGAAAACAGCCTCCGACCACCCAGCATACTTGGCCTTCATCTACATCCTGGTGGCCTTTGTGAACGGGCTCACCAACGGCGTGCTGCCCTCCGTGCAGACCTACTCCTGCCTGTCCTACGGGCCTGTTGCCTACCACCTATCGGCCACCCTCAGCTCCATGGCCAACCCTCTTGCCTGCTTCCTCTCCATGTTTCTGCCTCACAG GTCTCTGCCATTCCTGGGGGTCCTCACAGTGCTCGGGACTGGCTTTGGCGCCTACAACATGGCCATGGCTGTGATGAGCCCCTGCCCCCTCATGCAGGGCCACTGGGGTGGAGAGGTCCTCATT GTGGCTTCGTGGGTGCTGTTCATCGGCTGTCTGAGCTACGTCAAGGTGATGCTGGGCGTGATCCTGCGCGACCGCAGCCGCAGCGCCCTCTTGTGGTGCGGGGCGGCGGTgcagctgggctccctgctcggagcTCTGCTCATGTTCCCGCTGGTCAACGTGCTGCGGCTCTTCTCGTCCGCCGACTTCTGCAGCCTGCAGTGCTCCGCCTAG